In the Prosthecomicrobium sp. N25 genome, one interval contains:
- a CDS encoding LacI family DNA-binding transcriptional regulator has protein sequence MDARSRTTPKRLTLAMIAERLGISTATVSLALRSSPLVAEETRKRVAALADELGYIYNRSAASLRTARTNIVGVVVHDILNSYFAELVAAVEAELVQHQLTVLLCNHGDDFRRQQNFLETLLQYRADGVILVPSVGTSAPDIARIERAGLATVLIARDLPDLAETPTVRGDDASGMRMAVEHLIGLGHRRIAFVGGRSQSSSGRERRRGYEEALEAAGIAVDPALIFSEQMTRNDGRRVTGEVLALKPTAIAAFNDLIALGIIMELRRRGIDAGRDISVTGYDDIEEASVWSPSLTSVWNGQQEVGRLAALTLFDMLGGRPPQELHRLVRPELRIRESTGPVHG, from the coding sequence ATGGATGCCCGTTCCCGGACGACCCCCAAGCGGCTGACGCTCGCGATGATCGCGGAGCGGCTGGGCATCTCCACGGCCACGGTGTCGCTCGCGCTGCGGTCGAGCCCGCTGGTCGCCGAGGAGACGCGCAAGCGCGTGGCCGCGCTCGCCGACGAACTGGGCTACATCTACAACCGGTCGGCCGCGAGCCTCCGGACGGCGCGGACGAACATCGTCGGCGTCGTGGTGCACGACATCCTGAACTCCTACTTCGCCGAACTGGTCGCCGCCGTCGAGGCGGAGCTGGTCCAGCACCAGCTCACCGTCCTGTTGTGCAACCACGGGGACGATTTCCGCCGGCAGCAGAATTTTCTCGAGACGCTGCTCCAGTACCGGGCCGACGGGGTCATCCTGGTGCCGTCGGTCGGCACCAGCGCGCCCGACATCGCCCGGATCGAGCGGGCGGGTCTCGCGACCGTGCTGATCGCCCGCGACCTGCCCGACCTCGCCGAGACCCCGACCGTGCGCGGGGACGATGCCTCGGGCATGCGCATGGCGGTCGAGCATCTGATCGGGCTCGGCCACCGGCGCATCGCCTTCGTGGGCGGGCGCAGCCAGTCCTCGAGCGGGCGGGAGCGCCGGCGCGGCTACGAGGAGGCCTTGGAGGCGGCCGGGATCGCGGTCGATCCGGCCCTGATCTTCTCCGAGCAGATGACGCGCAACGACGGCCGCCGGGTGACCGGCGAGGTGCTGGCGCTGAAGCCGACCGCGATCGCGGCCTTCAACGATCTGATCGCGCTCGGCATCATCATGGAGCTGCGCCGGCGCGGGATCGACGCCGGGCGGGACATCTCGGTGACCGGCTATGACGACATCGAGGAGGCGTCCGTGTGGTCGCCGTCGCTGACCTCGGTGTGGAACGGCCAGCAGGAGGTCGGGCGCCTGGCGGCGCTGACCCTCTTCGACATGCTCGGCGGCCGCCCGCCGCAGGAACTCCACAGGCTGGTCAGGCCCGAGCTGCGCATCCGGGAATCGACGGGTCCGGTCCACGGCTGA
- a CDS encoding 2-hydroxyacid dehydrogenase codes for MEKPEILQTGPMMKLIEDGIAAHFTVYRLWQASDPDALLADLAPRLRAVAAASHAPINPAFLDRLPKLEIVSSMGVGYDTIDARHAATRGVVVTNTPDVLSDEVADTALGLLLMTARELSAAERYLRAGLWVKQGEYPLTRTTLRGRTVGIVGLGRIGQAIARRVEAFGLPVVYHNRRQVPGEARRWYPSLLEMARDVDTLISVLPGGASTHHLIGAEVLAALGPNGIVINIGRGSVVDEAALVAALDAGTIASAGLDVFEKEPCLPEGLAKHEKVVLLPHVGSASHHTRDLMGQLVVDNLVTWFREGRPLTPVVETPWPR; via the coding sequence ATGGAGAAGCCGGAGATCCTGCAGACCGGACCGATGATGAAGCTCATCGAGGACGGCATTGCGGCGCACTTCACGGTCTACCGCCTCTGGCAGGCGTCCGACCCGGACGCGCTCCTCGCCGACCTGGCGCCGCGCCTACGCGCCGTGGCGGCCGCCTCGCACGCACCCATCAACCCGGCGTTCCTCGACCGGCTGCCGAAGCTGGAGATCGTCTCCAGCATGGGGGTCGGCTACGACACGATCGACGCGCGCCACGCGGCGACCCGGGGTGTGGTGGTGACCAACACACCGGACGTCCTGTCGGACGAGGTCGCCGACACGGCGCTCGGCCTGCTCCTGATGACCGCGCGCGAGCTGTCCGCCGCCGAGCGCTACCTCAGGGCGGGCCTGTGGGTTAAGCAGGGCGAGTACCCGCTCACCCGCACGACGCTCCGGGGCCGCACGGTCGGCATCGTCGGGCTCGGCCGCATAGGCCAGGCGATCGCCCGGCGGGTCGAGGCCTTCGGGCTTCCGGTCGTCTACCACAACCGCCGGCAGGTTCCGGGCGAGGCCCGGCGCTGGTACCCGAGCCTCCTGGAAATGGCGCGGGACGTCGACACCCTGATCTCGGTGCTGCCGGGCGGGGCGTCGACCCACCACCTGATCGGCGCCGAGGTGCTCGCCGCGCTCGGTCCGAACGGCATCGTCATCAACATCGGCCGCGGCTCGGTGGTCGACGAGGCGGCGCTGGTCGCCGCCCTCGACGCCGGCACGATCGCGTCCGCCGGCCTCGACGTCTTCGAGAAGGAGCCTTGCCTGCCGGAAGGGCTGGCGAAGCACGAGAAGGTCGTCCTCCTGCCCCATGTCGGCTCGGCCTCGCACCACACGCGAGACCTGATGGGCCAGCTCGTGGTCGACAACCTGGTCACCTGGTTCCGCGAGGGGCGCCCCCTCACGCCGGTGGTGGAGACGCCCTGGCCGCGGTGA
- a CDS encoding NAD(P)-dependent oxidoreductase, producing the protein MAEPVIGFIGVGLMGHGMAKNIVEKGFALRIVGHRNREPVEDLVKRGAVEADSPRALAAACDVVVLCVADSATVESLVRGPDGIAAGGRPGLVVVDCSTANPNSTLALEAELGRMGITLCDAPLSRTPKEAWEGTLDVMVGADDATYERIEPVIRCFAGRIVRVGPVGNGHKMKLLNNFIAMSYGALYSEALTLGQKIGIAPEVFDSVIRNGRMDCGFYQTFMKYVLERDENAHRFTIRNAHKDMRYVADLANAAGVANFIGSAVNNYYAVAEATGGAGKMVPMLSDVVAGLNGTKLA; encoded by the coding sequence ATGGCTGAGCCCGTCATCGGCTTCATCGGCGTCGGCCTCATGGGCCACGGCATGGCGAAGAACATCGTCGAGAAGGGCTTCGCGCTCCGCATCGTCGGCCACCGCAACCGCGAGCCCGTGGAGGACCTGGTCAAGCGCGGCGCCGTCGAGGCGGACAGCCCGAGGGCGCTCGCGGCGGCCTGCGACGTCGTCGTCCTCTGCGTCGCCGACAGCGCCACCGTCGAAAGCCTGGTGCGCGGGCCCGACGGCATCGCCGCCGGCGGCCGGCCGGGCCTCGTCGTGGTCGACTGCTCGACCGCCAACCCGAACTCGACGCTCGCCCTCGAAGCCGAGCTCGGCCGCATGGGCATCACCCTGTGCGACGCGCCGCTCTCCCGCACCCCCAAGGAGGCCTGGGAGGGAACGCTCGACGTGATGGTCGGCGCCGACGACGCGACCTACGAGAGGATCGAGCCGGTGATCCGCTGCTTCGCCGGCCGCATCGTCCGCGTCGGCCCGGTCGGCAACGGCCACAAGATGAAGCTCCTCAACAACTTCATCGCCATGAGCTACGGCGCGCTCTATTCGGAGGCGCTCACCCTCGGCCAGAAGATCGGCATCGCCCCGGAGGTCTTCGACAGCGTCATCCGCAACGGCCGCATGGATTGCGGCTTCTATCAGACCTTCATGAAATACGTCCTGGAGCGCGACGAGAACGCCCACAGGTTCACGATCCGGAACGCCCACAAGGACATGCGCTACGTCGCCGACCTCGCCAACGCGGCCGGCGTCGCCAACTTCATCGGTTCGGCCGTCAACAACTACTATGCGGTCGCCGAGGCGACCGGCGGCGCCGGCAAGATGGTCCCCATGCTGTCGGACGTGGTGGCGGGCCTGAACGGAACGAAGCTCGCCTGA
- a CDS encoding phenylacetate--CoA ligase family protein, with product MTTYDRLETRDPASRERALMRSLREAVETLGRKKAFRGRLRGVEPKSLKVRADLARIPVLRKSDLGALQAAEPPFGGIAAAGGAGVGRLFSSPGGIFEPEGKGDDWWGTARALHAAGFRRGDVVLNTFSYNMTPGGFILDAGARALGCPVIPAGPGAKDQQLELIAHFRPAGYTGTPDFLKILLDAVAEAGREASIRKALVSGAALPPSLRADLEGRGVVVRQAYATADLGCIAYETSTVAGELVQGMTVNEGLIVEIVRPGSDEAVPDGEVGEVVVTRVDPVYPLIRFGTGDLSAVLEGPSPCGRTNLRIKGWMGRADQRTKVKGMFVDPVQVDRILKAHPEILRARLVVTRVGEQDEMTLEAETRECSTAFTEAVSATLATATRLRGRIALVAPGQLPNDGRIIVDAR from the coding sequence ATGACGACCTACGACAGGCTCGAGACCCGTGATCCCGCGAGCCGCGAGCGCGCCCTGATGCGATCCCTGCGCGAGGCGGTCGAGACGCTCGGCCGCAAGAAGGCCTTCCGGGGCCGGCTGCGCGGGGTCGAGCCGAAGAGCCTGAAGGTTCGCGCCGACCTCGCCCGCATCCCGGTCCTGCGCAAGTCCGACCTCGGCGCCCTGCAGGCCGCCGAGCCCCCCTTCGGCGGGATCGCGGCCGCGGGCGGGGCCGGGGTGGGACGCCTGTTCTCGTCGCCGGGCGGCATCTTCGAGCCGGAGGGCAAGGGCGACGACTGGTGGGGGACGGCGCGAGCTCTCCACGCGGCCGGCTTCCGGCGCGGCGACGTGGTCCTCAACACCTTCTCGTACAACATGACGCCGGGTGGGTTCATCCTGGACGCGGGGGCGCGCGCGCTCGGCTGCCCGGTGATCCCGGCGGGGCCGGGGGCGAAGGACCAGCAGCTCGAGCTCATCGCCCATTTCCGCCCGGCCGGCTACACGGGCACGCCGGATTTCCTGAAGATCCTGCTGGACGCGGTGGCCGAAGCGGGCCGGGAAGCCTCGATCCGCAAGGCGCTCGTCTCCGGCGCGGCGCTGCCGCCGAGCCTCAGGGCGGATCTCGAAGGCCGCGGCGTGGTGGTGCGGCAGGCCTACGCGACGGCGGATCTCGGCTGCATCGCGTACGAGACCTCGACGGTGGCCGGCGAGCTCGTGCAGGGCATGACGGTCAACGAGGGGCTAATCGTCGAGATCGTCCGGCCCGGCAGCGACGAGGCGGTGCCGGACGGCGAGGTGGGCGAGGTGGTGGTGACGCGGGTCGATCCCGTCTACCCGCTCATCCGCTTCGGCACGGGGGATCTCTCGGCCGTGCTGGAGGGCCCGTCGCCCTGCGGCCGCACCAACCTCCGGATCAAGGGCTGGATGGGGCGGGCCGACCAGCGCACCAAGGTCAAGGGGATGTTCGTCGATCCCGTGCAGGTCGATCGGATCCTGAAGGCGCATCCGGAGATCCTCAGGGCGCGCCTCGTCGTCACCCGCGTGGGGGAGCAGGACGAGATGACGCTGGAGGCCGAGACGCGCGAGTGCTCGACCGCCTTCACGGAGGCGGTCTCGGCGACGCTCGCGACGGCGACGCGCCTGCGCGGCCGCATCGCCCTGGTGGCGCCCGGGCAGCTGCCGAACGACGGCAGGATCATCGTCGACGCGCGGTAG
- a CDS encoding pyridoxal phosphate-dependent aminotransferase, whose amino-acid sequence MLKTIAGFDRIGEENAFAVLARATALAAKGRDIINLGIGQPDFRTPDHIVEAAIKALRDGHHGYTPATGILPLREAVAADLHRRFAVEVSPERVLIVPGGKVTMFMAILMFGEPGADILYPDPGFPIYRSMIEFTGARAVPVPIREANGFAFSAEETLGLITPETRLLIINSPANPTGGVTPKAEIDKLVAGLARFPDVAIMSDEIYGQMTYDGETHVSLLAYPEIRDRLILLDGWSKTYAMTGWRMGYSIWPDRLYEMARKLAVNSYSCVNASAQFAGLAALTGPQDCVAAMVAEFDRRRKVVVDGLNALPGVGCATPKGAFYAFPNVSATGWKAKPLASALLEDAGVATIGGPDFGVFGEGYIRLSYANSTENILKALDRMRAFLERRNAG is encoded by the coding sequence ATGCTGAAGACCATCGCCGGCTTCGACCGGATCGGCGAGGAAAATGCCTTCGCGGTTCTGGCGCGCGCGACCGCGCTCGCCGCGAAGGGCCGCGACATCATCAACCTCGGCATCGGCCAGCCCGACTTCCGCACCCCGGACCACATCGTCGAGGCGGCCATCAAGGCGCTTCGCGACGGCCACCACGGCTACACCCCGGCGACCGGCATCCTGCCGCTCCGCGAGGCCGTAGCGGCCGACCTCCACCGGCGCTTCGCCGTCGAGGTCTCGCCCGAGCGCGTGCTGATCGTCCCCGGCGGCAAGGTCACCATGTTCATGGCGATCCTGATGTTCGGCGAGCCCGGCGCCGACATCCTCTACCCGGATCCGGGTTTCCCGATCTATCGCTCCATGATCGAGTTCACCGGCGCCCGCGCCGTCCCGGTGCCGATCCGCGAGGCGAACGGCTTCGCCTTCTCGGCCGAGGAGACCCTCGGCCTGATCACGCCCGAGACCCGGCTCCTGATCATCAACTCGCCCGCCAATCCGACCGGCGGCGTGACCCCGAAGGCCGAGATCGACAAGCTCGTCGCCGGCCTCGCGCGCTTCCCCGACGTGGCGATCATGTCGGACGAGATCTACGGCCAGATGACCTATGACGGCGAGACGCATGTCAGCCTGCTCGCCTATCCGGAGATCCGCGACCGCCTGATCCTGCTCGACGGCTGGTCGAAGACCTACGCCATGACGGGCTGGCGCATGGGCTACTCGATCTGGCCCGACCGGCTCTACGAGATGGCCCGCAAGCTCGCGGTCAATTCCTACTCCTGCGTCAACGCCAGCGCCCAGTTCGCCGGCCTCGCCGCGCTGACCGGCCCCCAGGACTGCGTCGCCGCCATGGTCGCCGAGTTCGACCGGCGCCGGAAGGTCGTGGTCGACGGCCTCAACGCCCTGCCGGGCGTCGGCTGCGCCACCCCGAAGGGCGCCTTCTACGCCTTCCCGAACGTCTCCGCGACCGGCTGGAAGGCCAAGCCCCTCGCCTCCGCCCTCCTCGAGGACGCCGGCGTCGCCACCATCGGCGGCCCCGACTTCGGCGTCTTCGGCGAGGGCTACATCCGCCTCTCCTACGCCAACTCCACCGAGAACATCCTCAAAGCCCTCGACCGCATGCGCGCCTTCCTGGAACGCCGCAACGCGGGGTGA
- a CDS encoding ABC transporter ATP-binding protein, translated as MTSPILAVNNIEVIYDHVILVLKGVSLSVPKGGIVAILGANGAGKTTTLKAISNLLHAERGDVTKGSILFKGEEVQDLSPNDLVRRGCIQVMEGRHCFGHLTVEENLLTGAYTRKDGRAAIRADLEKVYGFFPRLRERRTSQAGYTSGGEQQMVAIGRALMSRPDMILLDEPSMGLAPQIVEEIFEIVRRLNADEGVSFLLAEQNTNVALRYATYGYILESGRVVLDGEAAALRENEDVKEFYLGVAAAGRKSFKDVKHYKRRKRWLA; from the coding sequence ATGACCAGTCCGATCCTCGCCGTCAACAACATCGAGGTCATCTACGACCACGTCATCCTGGTCCTGAAGGGCGTGTCGCTTTCGGTGCCGAAGGGCGGGATCGTGGCGATCCTGGGGGCCAACGGGGCGGGCAAGACCACCACCCTGAAGGCCATCTCCAACCTGCTCCATGCGGAGCGGGGCGACGTCACCAAGGGCTCCATCCTGTTCAAGGGCGAGGAGGTCCAGGACCTGTCGCCGAACGACCTCGTCCGGCGCGGCTGCATCCAGGTGATGGAGGGCCGCCACTGCTTCGGCCACCTGACCGTGGAGGAGAACCTGCTGACGGGCGCCTATACGCGCAAGGACGGCCGGGCGGCGATCCGCGCGGACCTGGAGAAGGTCTACGGCTTCTTCCCGCGCCTCCGGGAGCGGCGGACGTCGCAGGCGGGCTACACGTCCGGCGGCGAGCAGCAGATGGTGGCGATCGGGCGGGCGCTGATGTCCCGGCCGGACATGATCCTGCTCGACGAGCCGTCGATGGGGCTCGCCCCGCAGATCGTGGAGGAGATCTTCGAAATCGTCAGGCGTCTCAACGCCGACGAGGGGGTATCCTTCCTGCTGGCGGAGCAGAACACCAATGTCGCACTCCGCTACGCGACCTACGGCTATATCCTGGAATCCGGCCGCGTGGTCCTCGACGGGGAAGCCGCCGCGCTGAGGGAGAACGAGGACGTCAAGGAGTTCTACCTCGGGGTCGCGGCTGCCGGCCGGAAGAGTTTCAAGGACGTGAAGCACTACAAGCGGAGGAAGCGCTGGCTCGCCTGA